The following nucleotide sequence is from Nocardioides eburneiflavus.
GTGCACCGCCGGAGAAGCGCTGCTCGCTGGGGTTGAGCAGCGCCAGCAGGTAGGTGCGCTCGCCCCGCGCGCCGAAGAGGTCGGGCAGCACGTCGGTGATCGCCTTCGCCCGCCGGGCGGTGGCGGCGACCGGGCTGAGGACGTCGGTCGCCTCGTCGCGCGCGTCGCCGAGGCGGGTGCCGACCACGAGGGAGGAGTCGCGCACCTCGCCCAGCTCGAGCTGGGCAGCGTCCAGCGCGGTGCTGGCCTCGTCGACCGCCCCGACCAGCGTCTCGAGGGTGGGCAGGTCCACGCCCCGGTCGGCGAACAGGGTGGCCTCGTCCCCGTTGACCGCCGGCCACGCCTGCACGGCGACCTCGGCCGCCGTCGTCAGGTGGTCGAGCGCGTTGCCCAGGTGGCGTACGTCCGAGACGGGCTCGCCGACGACGGGGATCAGGCTCCACACGTCGCCGCCGAACCCCTGCATCGCGTCCTGCACCTGGTCGGCGTGCCGGCGGGCGCTCTGCACGGACGCCTCGGCCGCGTCGACGTCACCCGCCGACAGCGAGTCGCGCGCCGCCTCGAGCTCGGTCCGCGCCCCCTCCGCGTGGCCCGGCGCCTCGAGGAACGGGATCGCCAGCAGGGCCAGACCGACGAGGAGCAGGAACAGGCCGCCGATGACCGTCGCGGGCCGGACCACGCGTCGCGAGGACGTGCGACGGGAGGACGGCATGCGCACATGGTGCCAAACGGGGCCGACCGGCGGGCCCGAACGGCTGTGACGCCGGACGCCCTAGGGTGCATCCATGCGCGGAATCATCCTGGCCGGTGGCACCGGCTCCCGACTGCACCCGATCACGCAGGGCATCAGCAAGCAGCTGGTCCCGGTGTACGACAAGCCGATGATCTACTACCCGCTCTCCACGCTGATGCTCGCGGGCATCCGGGACGTCCTGATCATCACCACCCCGCACGAGGCCGACGGGTTCCACCGGCTGCTCGGCGACGGCTCGCAGTTCGGCATCGACATCACCTTCGCGGTCCAGCCCTCGCCCGACGGGCTGGCGCAGGCGTTCATCATCGGCGCCGACCACATCGGCGACCAGCGCTCGGCGCTCGTCCTCGGCGACAACATCTTCTACGGTTCCGGCCTCGGCCAGCAGCTGCTGCGGTTCTCCGAGCTCGACGGTGCCGCCGTCTTCGGCTACCACGTCGCCGACCCCCGTGCGTACGGCGTCGTGGAGTTCGACGACCAGGGCCGCGCGCTGTCGCTGGAGGAGAAGCCGGAGCATCCCAAGAGCGACTTCGCCGTGCCGGGGCTCTACTTCTACGACAACGACGTGGTGCAGTACGCCTCCGAGCTCCAGCCGTCCGCGCGCGGTGAGCTCGAGATCACCGACCTCAACCGCCGCTACCTCGAGGGGGGTCGCCTCCACGTCGAGGTCCTGCCGCGCGGCACCGCCTGGCTCGACACCGGCACCTTCGACTCGCTCAACGACGCGTCCAACTTCGTGCGCACCATCGAGGGCCGCCAGGGCTTCAAGGTCGGCGCGCCGGAGGAGGTCGCCTGGCGGATGGGTTGGATGAGCGACGACGAGCTCGTGGAGCGGGCCGAGCCGCTGCGCAAGAGCGGCTACGGCGAGTACCTGATCGGGCTGCTCCAGCACGGCTAGAGGTCCGCGGCCACCATCCGCCGCACGATCTCGGCGAAGTCGACGGTCGGCGCCCACCCCAGCTCCTCACGCGCGCGGGTCGCGTCGCCGACCAGCTCGGTCGGGTCGGCGGGGCGGAAGAACGCCGCGTCCTGGCGCACGAGCCCCTCCCAGTCGACGATCCCGGCCGCGGCGAACGCGGCCGCCACGAAGTCGCGCACCGAGTGGGCGGCCCCGGTGGCCACGACGTAGTCGCCCGGCTCGTCGGCTCGCGCGGCGCGGACCATCGCGTCGACGTAGTCGGGGGCCCACCCCCAGTCGCGGCGGGCGTCGAGGTTGCCGAGGACCAGCTCGTCGGCGTCGCCGCGCGCGATCGCCGCCACGCCACTGGTGATCTTGCGGGTCACGAACCGCGGGTGCCGGCGCGGGGACTCGTGGTTGTAGAGGACCATGCTCGACGCGTGCAGGTCGCGCTGGCGGAAGACGCGCGCGGACAGGTGGGCGAACGCCTTCGCCGCGCCGTACGGGTTCACCGGCGCGATAGGGGTCACCTCGTCCTGTGGGGCCTCCTGCGCCTCGCCGAAGATCTCCGCGCTCGAGGCCTGCACGAGGCGTACGCCCCCGAGCCGTCGCGCCGACTCCATCAGCGCGACGGCTGCGTGGCCGTTGACGAGGGAGGTGCGGTCGGGCTCGTCCCAGGACTGGGCGACCGAGCTGATCGCGGCGAGGTTGTAGACCTCCTGCGGCGTGATCTCGGTGAGGAGTCGCCGGATGGTCTCGACGTCGGCGAGGTCACCGGTGTGCAGCACGACCTCGGCTGGGCAGTGCTCGGGGTGGCCGTCGGCCTCCAGCACGAGGGCGTGGACCTCCAGCCCCTCGCCCACCAGGCGCTCGGCGAGGTAGGTGCCGTCCTGTCCGCCGATGCCGGTGATGAACGCGGCTGCGGTCACCAGCCCGCCTTGGCGGCGGCGATGTCGGCGTCGACCATCATCGCGACCAGCTCGGCGAAGGAGACGGTCGGCTTCCAGCCGAGCTTGTCGCGCGCCTTCGACGCGTCACCGATGAGCAGCTCGACCTCGGCCGGGCGCATGAAGCGCGGGTCCTGCGTGACGTGCCGGCCCCAGTCGTCGATGCCGACGTGGGCGAAGGCGAGGTCGAGGAAGTCGCGGATCGACCAGGTCTCGCCGGTGGCGATCACGTAGTCGTCGGCCTCGTCCTGCTGGAGCATGCGCCACATCGCCTCGACGTAGTCGCCGGCGTAGCCCCAGTCGCGCCGCGCGTCGAGGTTGCCGAGCGCCATCGAGTCCTGCCGGCCCAGGTGGATGCGGGCGACGGCCTGGCTGATCTTGCGGGTGACGAACTCCGGCCCACGGCGCGGCGACTCGTGGTTGAACAGGATGCCCGACGAGGCGTGCATACCGTAGGACTCGCGGTAGTTGATCGTCATGTAGTGGCCGTAGACCTTGCTCACGCCGTACGGCGAGCGCGGCCACAGCAGGGTGCTCTCCGACTGCGGCACCTCCTGCACCTTGCCGAACATCTCCGAGCTCGACGCCTGGTAGAAGCGGATCGCACCCGGGTCGTCGCCCGCGTGGAGGCGTACGGCCTCGAGCATGTTGAGCACGCCCATGCCGGTCACGTCGCTGGTGACGAACGCGTTCTCCCAGGAGTAGGCGACGAACGAGATGGCGCCGAGGTTGTAGACCTCGTCGGGGTCGGAGTCGCGCATCGCCCGCATCAGGCTGGAGAGGTCGGTCAGGTCGCCGTTGTGCAGCTGCACGTCGGGGACGAGCGTCGACACCAGCTCGCGGCGTGGGTTGTTCTGGCCGCGGATCAGACCGTGGACGCCGTACCCCTTCTCGAGCAGCAGCTCGGCGAGGTAGAGGCCGTCCTGGCCGGTGATCCCGGTGATGAGTGCGCTGGGCATGCGGCCCAGTCTGTCAGGGCGGCGCATCGTTAGGGTGTGGCTCATGAAGATCCTCGTCAGCGGCGGCGCCGGCTACATCGGCTCGCACACCGTCGTCCAGCTCGTCGCCGCCGGTCATGACGTGGTCATCGTCGACAACTTCAGCAACGCCCACCCGACCGTCCTGGGGCGGATGGAGGCACTCACGGGAACCGCGCTGACGCTGCACGCCTTCGACCTCTGCGACTACGACAAGACCGAGCACCTCTTCGCTGCCGAGGACTTCGACGCGGTGATCCACTTCGCCGGATACAAGGCCGTGGGGGAGAGCGTCGCCAAGCCGCTGGACTACTACGAGAACAACCTCGGCTCCACCTTCTCGCTGGTGCGTGCGATGCAGAAGAACAACGTCGACAAGCTCGTCTTCTCCTCGAGCGCGACCGTGTACGGCACGGACCAGGCCGGCGCCACGGAGGACCGCCCGACCTTCGCCACCAACCCCTACGGCTGGACGAAGGTGATGCAGGAGCAGATCCTGCGCGACGTCGCCGCCGCCGCGCCGCAGATGCGCTTCGCGCTGCTGCGCTACTTCAACCCCGTCGGGGCCCACGCGTCCGGCACCATCGGCGAGGATCCTTCGGGCATCCCCAACAACCTCATGCCATTCATCGCGCAGGTCGCGGTCGGCAAGCGCGAGAAGCTCCAGGTGTTCGGCGACGACTACGACACCCCCGACGGCACCGGCGTGCGCGACTACATCCACGTCGAGGACCTCGCGGCCGGTCACGTGGCCGCCCTCGAGGCGCTGACCACCACGTCTGATCCCGTCAACGTGTGGAACCTCGGCTCGGGCCACGGCACGAGCGTCCTCGAGCTGCTGCACGCCTTCGAGCGCGCGGTCGGCCGGGAGCTCCCCTACGAGGTCGTCGCCCGCCGGCCCGGCGACGTCGCCACGTCGTACGCCGACCCGAGCAAGGCCAACCGCGAGCTCGGCTGGCGCACCAAGAGGTCGGTCGACGAGATGGCCGCTGACACGTGGCGCTGGCAGTCCCAGAACCCGCAGGGGTTCGCCGGCTGACGAACGTAGGCAGTTGGGCGCTGCTGGCTGCGTCCGTACGCTCGGCGTGCTCTGATCCGCCTCGAACTGCCTTCGTTGGTGGCCTGTGGATCACGGGATGCGACGGCCCGGCGGCTGGGACAGGCTGGCGGGATGACACCGTCGTACGTCATCGGCATCTTCGGCGGTGTCGCACGCTGGAGCGAGATCGGCTGCCTGGTCACGCGCGCGCAGGTCGACGCCGAGCTTGCTGCGGGGACCATCACCAGGCTGCGTCGGGGCACGTACGCGCTGGGCGACCTGGCCGAGGTCAGGTCCGTCGCCCAGTCCCACGCGGCGACCGTCTCCCACCTGAGCGCCGCCATCGACCACGGCTGGAAGGTCAAGTGGCCGCCCGAGGGCCGTGACCCCGAGCCAGCTGTTGGCCGCGGCGGAGGCCAGCCCGCGGACGGGGCGGGCCAAGGCACTGCGGGTCGTACGAGCGGCTGACGGTCGAGCGGCCAACCCCTTCGAGTCGTGTGCCCGCGCGATCGCGGCCGACGTGCGTGGTCTGCGCGTGGAGCCACAGGTGTGGCTCCAGGGCGTAGGTCGGGTGGACCTCTGCGACATCTCGCTGGGGATCGTGGTCGAGTGCGAGTCGTACGAGTTCCACAGCGACGCGAAGTCGCTCGAGAAGGACGTGAGGCGCTACACCGCCTGTGCGCGGCGTGGCCTGGTGGTCGTGAGGTTCACCTGGAAGGAGGTCATGCTCGATCCGGACTACTGTCGACAGGCCCTCCAGGACGTCGTCGACCTCCGACTCCAGCAGGCAGTTCGACGGACGTGGTGATCCGTCCAGGCTCAGCTCGGGGGAGCGGCGGGCCAACTGCCTACGTTGGTCAGCGGACCTCCAGCTCCTCGAGCCCGCGGAGCACGGAGCGCAGGTGCGCCACCTCGTGCGTCCGGACCAGGTGGGTGCCGCCGAGGGTGGCGAAGACGGCGTAGAACCCTTCCGCCTTGCGGAACTCGTCGCCGAAGATGTCGAAGCTGTGGGGGACGGCGTTGCAGACGGGTACGCCGAGCGGCCGCAGTCGGAAGGTCTGCGAGAGGACGCGCACCTGGTGGCGCGCGCGGGTCATCGGGTCGACGAGGTTGCCGTAGTAGAAGCCCATCCCGGGATCGACGACGATCTTGTCGACCCCGAGCGAGCGGGCGTGGGCGATGCGTGGCGCGAAGTG
It contains:
- the rfbA gene encoding glucose-1-phosphate thymidylyltransferase RfbA encodes the protein MRGIILAGGTGSRLHPITQGISKQLVPVYDKPMIYYPLSTLMLAGIRDVLIITTPHEADGFHRLLGDGSQFGIDITFAVQPSPDGLAQAFIIGADHIGDQRSALVLGDNIFYGSGLGQQLLRFSELDGAAVFGYHVADPRAYGVVEFDDQGRALSLEEKPEHPKSDFAVPGLYFYDNDVVQYASELQPSARGELEITDLNRRYLEGGRLHVEVLPRGTAWLDTGTFDSLNDASNFVRTIEGRQGFKVGAPEEVAWRMGWMSDDELVERAEPLRKSGYGEYLIGLLQHG
- the gmd gene encoding GDP-mannose 4,6-dehydratase, giving the protein MPSALITGITGQDGLYLAELLLEKGYGVHGLIRGQNNPRRELVSTLVPDVQLHNGDLTDLSSLMRAMRDSDPDEVYNLGAISFVAYSWENAFVTSDVTGMGVLNMLEAVRLHAGDDPGAIRFYQASSSEMFGKVQEVPQSESTLLWPRSPYGVSKVYGHYMTINYRESYGMHASSGILFNHESPRRGPEFVTRKISQAVARIHLGRQDSMALGNLDARRDWGYAGDYVEAMWRMLQQDEADDYVIATGETWSIRDFLDLAFAHVGIDDWGRHVTQDPRFMRPAEVELLIGDASKARDKLGWKPTVSFAELVAMMVDADIAAAKAGW
- the galE gene encoding UDP-glucose 4-epimerase GalE — translated: MKILVSGGAGYIGSHTVVQLVAAGHDVVIVDNFSNAHPTVLGRMEALTGTALTLHAFDLCDYDKTEHLFAAEDFDAVIHFAGYKAVGESVAKPLDYYENNLGSTFSLVRAMQKNNVDKLVFSSSATVYGTDQAGATEDRPTFATNPYGWTKVMQEQILRDVAAAAPQMRFALLRYFNPVGAHASGTIGEDPSGIPNNLMPFIAQVAVGKREKLQVFGDDYDTPDGTGVRDYIHVEDLAAGHVAALEALTTTSDPVNVWNLGSGHGTSVLELLHAFERAVGRELPYEVVARRPGDVATSYADPSKANRELGWRTKRSVDEMAADTWRWQSQNPQGFAG
- a CDS encoding GDP-mannose 4,6-dehydratase; protein product: MTAAAFITGIGGQDGTYLAERLVGEGLEVHALVLEADGHPEHCPAEVVLHTGDLADVETIRRLLTEITPQEVYNLAAISSVAQSWDEPDRTSLVNGHAAVALMESARRLGGVRLVQASSAEIFGEAQEAPQDEVTPIAPVNPYGAAKAFAHLSARVFRQRDLHASSMVLYNHESPRRHPRFVTRKITSGVAAIARGDADELVLGNLDARRDWGWAPDYVDAMVRAARADEPGDYVVATGAAHSVRDFVAAAFAAAGIVDWEGLVRQDAAFFRPADPTELVGDATRAREELGWAPTVDFAEIVRRMVAADL